A section of the Bradyrhizobium oligotrophicum S58 genome encodes:
- a CDS encoding FAD binding domain-containing protein, giving the protein MNNFDYARASDVAEAVRLKAATPEAKFIAGGTNLIDLMKYHVEQPRQLIDISRLPLTNVEETSAGGVRIGALVPNSTLAYHPAIESRYPLLASAILAGASAQLRNMASTGGNLLQRTRCAYFYDVATPCNKRTPGAGCSAIDGLNRGHAILGTSADCIATHPSDMCVALAALDATVHVAGASGGRVIAFADFHRLPGDRPDLDNTLHADEIITAIELPPKGFAANYSYLKIRDRLSYAFALVSVAAALELDGGRIREARLALGGVAHKPWRNETAESALRGQVPDRGAFGRAADILLHDAKAYAHNAFKLPLARRAIVRTLTQAASATPQIQSIKSIR; this is encoded by the coding sequence ATGAACAATTTCGATTACGCGCGCGCCAGCGACGTCGCGGAAGCCGTCAGGCTCAAGGCGGCGACGCCGGAGGCGAAGTTCATCGCCGGCGGCACCAACCTGATCGACCTGATGAAATATCATGTCGAACAGCCGCGCCAGCTGATCGACATCAGCCGCCTGCCGCTGACGAATGTGGAGGAGACCAGCGCCGGCGGCGTCAGGATCGGCGCGTTGGTGCCGAACAGCACGCTCGCCTATCACCCTGCCATCGAGAGCCGCTATCCGCTGCTGGCGAGCGCGATCCTCGCCGGCGCCTCGGCGCAGTTGCGCAACATGGCCTCGACCGGCGGCAACCTCCTGCAGCGGACACGCTGCGCCTATTTCTATGACGTCGCCACGCCCTGCAACAAGCGCACGCCCGGCGCCGGTTGCTCGGCGATCGACGGCCTCAACCGCGGTCACGCGATCCTCGGCACCAGCGCCGACTGCATCGCGACCCACCCCTCCGACATGTGCGTGGCGCTCGCCGCGCTCGACGCCACGGTGCACGTCGCGGGTGCCTCGGGCGGGCGGGTCATCGCCTTTGCCGATTTCCACCGGCTGCCCGGCGACCGGCCGGACCTCGACAACACGCTGCATGCCGACGAGATCATCACCGCGATCGAACTGCCGCCGAAGGGCTTCGCTGCGAACTACAGCTATCTGAAGATCCGCGATCGCCTGTCCTACGCGTTTGCGCTGGTCTCGGTTGCCGCTGCGCTCGAACTCGACGGCGGTCGTATACGGGAGGCGCGGCTTGCGCTTGGCGGCGTCGCCCACAAGCCGTGGCGCAACGAGACCGCGGAATCCGCGCTGCGCGGGCAGGTGCCGGATCGCGGCGCGTTCGGCCGCGCGGCCGACATCCTGCTCCACGATGCGAAGGCCTACGCGCACAACGCGTTCAAGCTCCCGCTGGCGCGGCGCGCCATCGTTCGCACCCTGACCCAGGCCGCGAGCGCGACGCCACAGATTCAATCCATCAAGTCGATCCGGTGA
- a CDS encoding xanthine dehydrogenase family protein molybdopterin-binding subunit, whose translation MTAHIGSATSRVDGRAKVTGAAKYAAEFTAPDLAFGVVVNSTIPKGRIISIDTSRALAVDGVIDVLTHANRVRMADKDDDYRDEVAPEDGSPYRPLYDDRVHFNFQPVALVVAEDEDTARFAATLVEVAYQAESFATDLHARREQAFKVDKPVKPRGDATKALAGAAVRHDADYGVPIEYHNPMELYASTVLWREGGKLVVYDKTQGVQNVQRYVCSVFQLKDDDVQVMSPFVGGAFGSGLRPQYQVVLAAMAALKLKRAVRVVLSRAQMYGLCYRPATIERLALGASEDGALAALTHEAIAMTSQHEAFSRNDIGWGDVLYTSDNSRATHRLARLDVPTPGDMRAPGAASGVYGLECAMDELAVALKMDPLELRLRCYSDRDQDKNLPFSSKRLRECYQQGAEAFGWSERNPEPRSMRDGRELVGWGMASGAWEALQMPFATRIVMTANGHVEVASATSDIGTGTYTIMAQVAADMLGVPLDSITVKLGDSTLPKTPVEGGSWTAASISHAIVNAAADIRAELLKIAQGMPESALEGLGTDEVTLADGAIVAIADRSRSVPMADVMRHGGMDRIEKERGSEFEDDDEHAHNTHSAIFAEVKVDEELGVIRVTRIVNAVAAGRILNTKTAASQIMGGVVWGIGMALHEEAMIDHRFGRIMNANIAEYHVPVNADVHDIQVIFVEEEDRIINKLGIKGVGEIGIVGVPAAIANAVYHATGRRVRDLPITLDKLVG comes from the coding sequence ATGACAGCTCACATCGGCAGCGCCACCTCACGCGTCGACGGCCGCGCCAAGGTCACCGGTGCCGCCAAATATGCCGCCGAGTTCACCGCGCCTGACCTCGCCTTCGGCGTCGTCGTCAATTCCACCATCCCGAAGGGGCGGATCATCAGCATCGATACCAGCCGCGCGCTGGCCGTCGACGGCGTCATCGACGTGCTGACCCACGCCAACCGGGTCAGGATGGCAGATAAGGATGACGATTATCGCGACGAGGTGGCGCCGGAGGACGGCTCGCCCTATCGCCCGCTCTACGATGACAGGGTGCACTTCAACTTCCAGCCGGTCGCGCTGGTGGTGGCCGAGGACGAGGACACCGCGCGTTTCGCGGCGACGCTGGTCGAAGTCGCGTATCAGGCCGAGAGCTTCGCCACCGACCTTCATGCCCGGCGCGAGCAGGCCTTCAAGGTCGACAAGCCGGTCAAGCCGCGTGGTGACGCGACCAAGGCGCTCGCCGGCGCAGCCGTGCGTCACGATGCCGATTATGGCGTGCCGATCGAGTATCACAATCCGATGGAGCTCTACGCCTCGACGGTGCTCTGGCGCGAGGGCGGCAAGCTCGTGGTCTACGACAAGACCCAGGGCGTCCAGAACGTGCAGCGCTACGTCTGCAGCGTGTTCCAACTAAAGGACGACGATGTCCAGGTGATGTCGCCGTTCGTCGGCGGCGCGTTCGGCTCCGGGCTGCGTCCGCAATACCAGGTGGTGCTCGCCGCCATGGCGGCGCTCAAGCTGAAACGCGCCGTGCGCGTCGTGCTCAGCCGCGCCCAGATGTACGGCCTGTGTTATCGCCCGGCGACGATCGAGCGGCTGGCGCTCGGCGCCAGTGAAGACGGCGCGCTGGCGGCGCTGACGCATGAGGCGATCGCGATGACCTCGCAGCACGAGGCGTTCTCGCGCAACGACATCGGCTGGGGCGACGTGCTCTACACCTCGGACAACTCGCGCGCCACCCACCGGCTCGCCAGGCTGGACGTGCCGACGCCCGGCGACATGCGTGCGCCCGGCGCGGCCAGCGGCGTCTACGGGCTGGAATGCGCGATGGACGAGCTCGCCGTGGCGCTGAAGATGGATCCGCTCGAATTGCGCCTGCGCTGCTATTCCGATCGGGATCAGGACAAGAACCTGCCGTTCTCCAGCAAGCGACTGCGGGAGTGTTATCAGCAGGGCGCCGAAGCTTTCGGCTGGTCGGAGCGCAACCCGGAGCCGCGGTCGATGCGCGACGGCCGTGAGCTCGTCGGCTGGGGCATGGCGAGCGGCGCCTGGGAGGCGCTGCAGATGCCGTTCGCGACGCGGATCGTCATGACGGCCAACGGTCATGTCGAGGTCGCGAGCGCGACCTCCGACATCGGCACCGGCACCTACACGATCATGGCGCAGGTCGCCGCCGACATGCTCGGCGTGCCGCTCGACAGCATCACTGTGAAGCTCGGCGACTCCACGCTGCCGAAGACCCCGGTCGAGGGCGGCTCGTGGACTGCGGCTTCGATCTCGCATGCGATCGTCAATGCCGCCGCCGATATCCGCGCCGAGCTGCTGAAGATCGCGCAGGGCATGCCGGAATCGGCGCTGGAGGGGCTGGGGACAGACGAGGTGACTCTCGCGGACGGAGCGATCGTGGCGATCGCCGACCGCAGCCGTTCGGTGCCGATGGCGGATGTCATGCGTCACGGCGGCATGGACCGGATCGAAAAGGAGCGGGGCTCGGAGTTCGAGGACGACGACGAGCACGCCCACAACACCCATTCGGCCATCTTTGCCGAGGTCAAGGTCGATGAAGAGTTGGGCGTTATCCGGGTGACGCGCATCGTCAATGCGGTCGCCGCCGGGCGCATCCTCAACACCAAGACCGCGGCGAGCCAGATCATGGGCGGGGTGGTCTGGGGCATCGGCATGGCTCTGCACGAAGAAGCGATGATCGATCACCGCTTCGGGCGCATCATGAACGCCAATATCGCCGAATATCACGTGCCGGTGAACGCCGATGTGCATGACATCCAGGTGATCTTCGTCGAGGAAGAGGACCGCATCATCAACAAGCTGGGAATCAAGGGCGTCGGTGAGATCGGCATCGTCGGCGTGCCCGCAGCGATCGCAAATGCCGTCTATCACGCCACCGGCAGGCGTGTGCGCGATTTGCCGATCACGTTGGACAAGCTTGTGGGGTGA
- a CDS encoding DMT family transporter — translation MLSDLAALAAAFSIAVSNVIAPSAVRHLGPVRFNAVRLAAALLSMLAPVTLRGRWAAPSHHQLLLLAASSLLGVVVADSCFYAALARLGPRLTAVVYASWTAFAAVLGYLLLDETLSTIKIIGVGCILGGVCVAIIFRQPGAISDETHGSLRTGLLFGLAAALFAAAAVLVARPVMAAGLDPALATSIRAAIGLAGLLTLSVMPGGRSSLPVDRSVMIRSALSGVLGMGVGMTLVLFALTSRPVGIVSSLSSTTPVMILPLLWWSTGLRPAPAAWLGAALAVTGVIAIVSGL, via the coding sequence ATGCTCTCCGATCTGGCCGCTCTGGCGGCTGCCTTCAGCATCGCAGTCAGCAACGTCATCGCGCCGTCGGCGGTTCGCCACCTCGGTCCGGTCCGATTCAACGCCGTCCGTCTCGCGGCGGCGCTCCTGTCCATGCTAGCCCCGGTGACGCTGCGAGGCCGATGGGCCGCGCCGTCCCATCATCAGTTGCTGTTGCTGGCGGCATCGAGCCTGCTCGGCGTCGTTGTCGCCGACTCCTGCTTTTATGCAGCGCTGGCGCGGCTGGGGCCGCGCCTCACCGCGGTCGTCTATGCGAGCTGGACCGCATTCGCCGCCGTGCTCGGCTATCTCCTGCTGGATGAGACGCTGTCGACGATCAAGATCATCGGCGTCGGGTGCATCCTGGGCGGGGTCTGCGTCGCCATCATCTTCAGGCAGCCCGGCGCCATCTCTGACGAGACGCATGGCTCGCTGCGCACGGGACTCCTGTTCGGTCTCGCGGCGGCGCTGTTCGCGGCGGCTGCGGTCCTGGTCGCTCGTCCGGTGATGGCTGCGGGTCTGGATCCGGCGTTGGCCACATCCATTCGTGCTGCGATCGGATTGGCAGGCCTGCTCACCTTGTCCGTCATGCCGGGCGGCCGCAGTTCGCTCCCGGTCGATCGATCAGTCATGATACGCTCGGCGCTCAGCGGCGTGCTCGGGATGGGCGTCGGCATGACGCTCGTTCTGTTTGCGCTGACCAGCCGGCCTGTCGGCATCGTTTCCAGCCTGTCGTCGACGACGCCCGTCATGATCCTGCCGCTGCTGTGGTGGAGCACCGGGCTCAGGCCCGCGCCGGCAGCCTGGCTGGGCGCTGCGCTGGCCGTAACAGGTGTCATCGCCATCGTCAGCGGCTTGTGA